One Kushneria konosiri genomic window, CATGACCCCGGTGGCCTGCTCAAGCGCTCGAATGCGGCGGCTAAAGGCAGGCTGAGTGACGTGTCGACGGCGTGCGGCAGCAGAAAAGCTGCGCGTGGCATTGAGGGCCACGAAATCTTCAAGCCATTTGGTTTCCAGATTCAACGCGTAGTACCTGCTTTTTTGTCAGCCTGCCCCCAGGGGCGCGAGGCGGCGATTCTAACCGGCACGAGCCTACAAGTGATAGGCTGGCAACGTCAGACATGACACATTCAACGACGGCACAAAAGAGATAACTTCATGTCCCAACGCACTTTCTCCCTTTCCAGCATCCCCCTGTGGCAGAAAATCATGGCGGGGCTGGTGCTGGGTATCCTTGTCGGCTGGCTGCTGGGAGATCATGCCCAGTGGCTTTCCCCCATTGGCACGCTTTTCATCAATGCCATCAAGATGCTGATCGTGCCGCTGGTCTTTACGTCATTGATCAGCGGCATTGTCTCCATGGGCGACCCGGCCAAGATGGGCAGAATCGGCGGCAAGGCGGTCGCACTCTATCTGGTAACGACCGCCTTCGCCATCGCGTTGGGCTTGCTGGCAGCCTCTATCCTGCAGCCGGGCGTTGGCGTTGACATGCAGATGGACAATAGCGTCACCCCCGGGGAAGCACCCACCCTGACCGAGATTCTGGTCGGTCTGGTACCGACCAATCCGATCAATGCCATGGTGGAAGGCAATATCCTGCAGATCATCGTCTTTGCCATTGCTCTGGGCATTTCACTGGTATTGATTGGTGAGCGCGGCCAGCCGGCCATTAAAGTGATCAACTCTGTGGCCGAGGCGCTTTACAAGCTGACCTCACTGATCATGGCCTGTGCCCCTGTCGGTGTATTTGCCCTGATTGCGGTCGTTGCAGGACAGTACGGCCTGGCCGTTCTGCTCCCCCTGCTCAAGGTCATCGGCGTGGTGTATCTCGCCTGCATCCTTCACGTACTGCTGATTTACAGCGGCATGCTTGCCCTGCTGGCACGACTCAATCCGCGGCGCTATCTCACCGGTAGTCTGGATGCCATTGTCGTGGCCTTCTCTTCGGCCTCAAGCGCAGGCACCCTGCCTGTCTCCATTCGCTGCGCGCGAGAAAAACTAGGAATCTCGCAGGGGGTCTCGGGGTTTGTGCTACCGGTAGGTGCCACCATCAACATGGACGGCACGGCGCTTTACATGGGCGTGGTGGCGCTTTTCGTGGCGCAGCTGACCGGTACCGACCTGACCACGACCGA contains:
- a CDS encoding dicarboxylate/amino acid:cation symporter, which produces MSQRTFSLSSIPLWQKIMAGLVLGILVGWLLGDHAQWLSPIGTLFINAIKMLIVPLVFTSLISGIVSMGDPAKMGRIGGKAVALYLVTTAFAIALGLLAASILQPGVGVDMQMDNSVTPGEAPTLTEILVGLVPTNPINAMVEGNILQIIVFAIALGISLVLIGERGQPAIKVINSVAEALYKLTSLIMACAPVGVFALIAVVAGQYGLAVLLPLLKVIGVVYLACILHVLLIYSGMLALLARLNPRRYLTGSLDAIVVAFSSASSAGTLPVSIRCAREKLGISQGVSGFVLPVGATINMDGTALYMGVVALFVAQLTGTDLTTTDYIMIVLTGTLASIGTAGVPGAGLIMLSIVFAQTNLPLEALGLIAGIDRILDMARTAVNVSGDLMVTTLVGKSEREIDLDIYNDKSAGQAS